The Ranitomeya imitator isolate aRanImi1 chromosome 8, aRanImi1.pri, whole genome shotgun sequence genome window below encodes:
- the LOC138647811 gene encoding uncharacterized protein: MKQVAMSSSDVPVLVAAALLVEAHNQLEAQARKNRAKRQRRMWTKQWLQKRNQLSHMGLIRELQENNPQDFRNYLRMSEDSFRVLLAAVDPYIRRQNTKMRAAVPVDERLAVTLRFLATGRSMQDLHYCAAISRSLLTVIIPETCKAIVSALHRSYMPFPETTDDWKQISQGFHQQWQFPNCGGALDGKHVRITQPPHSGSFFFNYKGYFSVILMALVNANYEFISVCWDHW, encoded by the coding sequence gttgccatgtctagTTCAGATGTTCCTGTGCTTGTAGCGGCTGCGTTGTTGGTAGAAGCTCACAACCAGCTTGAGGCTCAAGCGCGAAAGAATCGTGCTAAGcgtcagcgccgcatgtggaccaaacagtggctgcaaaagaggaatcaattgtcccatatgggccttatAAGGGAACTCCAGGAGAACAACCCACAAGACTTCAGGAACTACCTTCGAATGTCGGAGGATTCCTTTAGAGTGCTACTTGCAGCTGTGGATCcttatatcaggcggcaaaatacaaaaatgcgagctgctgtccctgtggatgagaggctggctgtcacgctgcggttcctggcgactggcaggtctatgcaagacttgcattactgcgcagctatttcccgatccctgctcaccgtcatcatcccagagacatgtaAAGCAATTGTCTCTGCTTTACACCGCagttacatgcctttcccggagaccaCGGATGATTGGAAACAGATTTCCCAGGGATTTCACCAacaatggcagttccctaattgtggtggggccttggatgggaaacatgttCGCAtaacccaaccaccacactccggatctttttttttcaattacaAGGGTTATTTTAGCGTAATTCTCATGGCCCTCGTTAATGCGAACTACGAATTTATAAGTGTTTGTTGGGATCACTGGTAG